In a genomic window of Urocitellus parryii isolate mUroPar1 chromosome 11, mUroPar1.hap1, whole genome shotgun sequence:
- the Ly9 gene encoding T-lymphocyte surface antigen Ly-9 has product MEGPENHADNWAVGAFFDKPQESQPQIRSVLWTSLLFLFVGIGASEKDSTPMVVSGILGGSVIFPLNISVDTEIENVAWTGPDEALVLAHPRTHPIFLVKSYESRMNISGNYSLYMRHLTQKDEGSYKAQINQKNSKVTTKKEFILHVYEHVQEPQVTLKSITVSENASCNITLMCFVNGTENGVQFSWTSSTSESYSSSILTVSPKPCDPGLSYTCTARNPVSQSSSRPLHAWQFCAGTSKGNTMGETVVGTLGEPVTLPLALPASQDTENIVWMFNTSLISKEWKGSATAEPLATPKGSDESRVWVSSQDYSLKIGQLKTEDAGPYHAYVCSKASRVTSMKHVILLVYRRLKKPNITWSLMHTEDDICRLSLTCSVEDGGNNVTYTWSPMQKGTILSQGSSHLNVSWRSGEKYPNLTCTARNPVSNSSCQFLSGDICSGSKRKRHFWIWFSPVIILLILGISSWYIWKKKGLYSVPASSSSHAEAPSDPPESTAGHTIYTVISQGHEKLDPLPKTARPWSRPPSDTSSNSSITTEEDEERTQMHNSVNGKDEVNDSVTQKDIGQDLATEGQAELVILDNRAVGSVVGKNLEYTQVVLNLQEKNPIPQKKENSATIYCSVQKPQKVVPPPQQDGLESPEIPTYENLT; this is encoded by the exons ATGGAGGGCCCAGAGAATCATGCGGACAACTGGGCTGTAGGAGCGTTCTTCGATAAACCACAAGAGAGTCAGCCGCAAATACGTTCTGTGCTGTGgacctctctcctcttcctgtttGTGG GAATAGGAGCCTCTGAAAAAGACTCAACCCCAATGGTGGTGTCAGGGATCCTCGGGGGGTCCGTGATCTTCCCCCTGAACATCTCAGTCGACACGGAGATTGAAAACGTTGCCTGGACTGGCCCTGATGAAGCTCTTGTCTTAGCACATCCTAGAACACATCCGATCTTTTTGGTCAAAAGCTATGAGAGCCGAATGAACATCAGTGGAAACTACTCCTTGTACATGAGACACCTAACCCAGAAAGATGAGGGATCCTACAAAGCCCAAATAAACCAAAAGAATTCTAAAGTCACCACTAAGAAGGAATTCATCCTGCACGTCTATG AGCACGTGCAGGAGCCTCAAGTCACCCTGAAGTCCATAACCGTGTCTGAGAATGCTTCCTGTAACATCACCCTGATGTGCTTTGTGAATGGTACAGAAAATGGTGTCCAATTCAGCTGGACCTCAAGTACTTCTGAATCCTATAGCAGCTCTATCCTCACTGTCTCCCCAAAGCCCTGTGATCCAGGCCTGTCATACACCTGCACAGCCCGGAATCCAGTCAGCCAGAGCAGCTCCCGCCCTCTGCATGCCTGGCAGTTCTGTGCAG GAACCTCCAAAGGAAACACAATGGGGGAGACTGTGGTAGGGACCCTGGGAGAGCCAGTCACCCTGCCCCTGGCCCTCCCAGCCAGTCAAGACACAGAGAACATTGTCTGGATGTTTAACACATCTCTTATCAGCAAAGAGTGGAAAGGATCAGCAACGGCAGAGCCACTCGCTACACCCAAGGGTTCTGATGAGAGCAGGGTGTGGGTCTCCAGCCAAGACTACTCCCTGAAGATCGGCCAGCTCAAGACGGAGGATGCTGGCCCCTACCATGCCTATGTGTGCTCAAAGGCCTCCAGAGTCACCAGCATGAAACACGTCATCCTGCTCGTCTACC GGAGGCTGAAGAagcctaacatcacctggagCCTCATGCACACTGAAGATGACATCTGCAGGCTCAGCCTGACCTGCTCAGTGGAGGATGGTGGTAACAATGTGACCTACACATGGAGCCCCATGCAGAAGGGCACTATTCTGTCCCAAGGGAGCTCGCACCTCAATGTCTCCTGGAGAAGTGGTGAAAAATACCCCAACCTCACATGCACCGCCAGAAACCCCGTCAGCAACAGCTCCTGCCAGTTTCTGTCTGGGGACATCTGTTCAG GGTCtaagagaaaaagacatttttggaTTTGGTTCTCCCCGGTTATCATCCTTCTGATCTTGGGCATCTCCAGCTGgtacatttggaagaaaaaaggatTGT ATTCCGTGCCAGCCTCCAGTTCCAGCCACGCTGAGGCCCCATCTGACCCACCAG AATCCACGGCTGGCCACACCATATACACCGTGATCTCCCAAGGACATGAGAAGCTGGACCCTCTCCCGAAAACTGCCAGGCCTTGGTCTAGGCCCCCCTCAGACACCAGCTCCAATAGCAGCATCACGACTGAAGAGGATGAGGAGAGGACCCAGATGCACAATTCTGTCAATGGAAAAGATGAGGTGAATGACTCGGTCACTCAGAAAGACATTGGACAAGACTTGGCCACTGAGGGGCAAGCAGAGCTTGTCATTCTAGATAACAGAGCAGTTGGATCTGTGGTCGGAAAGAATTTGGAGTATACACAAGTGGTCCTTAATCTGCAG GAAAAGAACCCAATTCCTCAGAAGAAAGAGAACTCAGCCACAATCTATTGCTCTGTACAGAAACCTCAAAAG